A stretch of Aedes aegypti strain LVP_AGWG chromosome 2, AaegL5.0 Primary Assembly, whole genome shotgun sequence DNA encodes these proteins:
- the LOC5571655 gene encoding uncharacterized protein LOC5571655 isoform X4 — protein sequence MSKTTTLSVTATAAVGKSSTGGGGGRNAATAGEFDVPAFEQKLKELKDTQDSIQQLSAWCLQRRTHHKKIVSSWLNVLKQVKVENRLTLFYLANDVIQYSKRKNYEYVDSWGTYLQKATTLVRDEKVKHKILRIFKIWEQREIYNDEFLADLNGLLSATSAKKSDSSTSVTSTTAPATTGSQTVTLASGPSRLTEQTKSVVITLDVDDFQSASLVSTIKDCVKNETDTDTTFKSLNKTPLVDVEMVRNSIKGKERKRVEDIEHEIEENLVHYQSYVHSLKTEIKSRKLLLSLLEQADTFYHNQRGEVKVVVNAYRNFGNRLKSMKKKLDELTTTLPSPMPSPDINAPSPEPDMDLQLPDDQSFFNVNGMMNSYMDGNLPFDINDFRRDSPTTSADTPSSQHYGGAGRGVGPPVGGPPPPPTRNSAGSGPYVPSHSSSSSLEEYGNGAGGPDYTSGLNSYGVSSNVVVGGGGADYGLGPRPNNHHNMGMARSYGAGPQYNQPMLSDYPAGRSQPGGPRGPHLPPPAPVNLDRSDEYNSTWDMSMTWDGPHDSSFQSLDTPVSPPHYERKGVNSNVIEYIDGVNEDGPLQDVDHRQLPNMPIPAFMKDKGRLMDVDHRNLISLTGSPGPLLSKSGLDDLEDIDDDDDDDVLLLEENDKTDSKSKEQPVPAPVSPPARTKLAEPSLGAFPWGTGTGDVDLRQTNLNLLGHASIAIAPTTSSSSTSIATSSTSEPKDLDMRIQSMQQTLDSRFGGGESQDESKGADDALQLLQTPTSLLEIDDFLQNFERENFDLSKPPTVLMSNQTESSPSPPPSLMDVTASTPKNAAQISNDADEHSGPPTDNNESVDMDLSDEEYVPEHPTEASTALHDEPIEDSTEPYEPFEGEDIDDAFMPLMNPTLSSQDESVASIPTPPVIPQNQPEQQQQPQQIPLPPQQHRPPLLPDPEYPPPFAFQAQQQQPQRKQWDMPPPQFNNFGSGLPNLADLANFGEFPNLAAGLNNLNPPQPAGLPPHMWNNQQQPPPMGPMGGGGGPMGGNQFNSPNRPPFGGSPFNNNNNKMNNFRNHNNNSWGGGGRGGGGGGGPRHGSPYFRGGGGGGRGNFRGGNNKFRGGHHNNNRGGNWLDSFLRNGGDILELIDRFAPR from the exons TGAAAGTGGAAAACCGTCTCACGCTGTTCTACTTGGCAAACGATGTCATCCAGTACAGCAAGCGTAAAAACTACGAATACGTCGATAGCTGGGGAACGTATCTACAGAAGGCGACCACCTTGGTTCGGGACGAAAAGGTGAAGCACAAAATCCTCCGAATCTTCAAGATCTGGGAACAACGCGAGATCTACAACGATGAGTTTCTGGCTGACCTGAACGGTTTACTCAGTGCTACATCGGCCAAGAAGAGTGACTCGTCTACGAGTGTTACTTCGACGACCGCACCGGCCACTACGGGTTCACAAACCGTCACTCTGGCAAGTGGGCCATCGCGGTTGACGGAACAAACCAAAAGCGTCGTCATCACGTTGGATGTTGACGATTTCCAGAGTGCTTCGCTGGTTTCGACCATCAAGGATTGTGTCAAAAACGAAACCGATACGGATACGACGTTCAAAAGCCTGAACAAGACACCGCTGGTTGATGTGGAGATGGTCCGGAACTCCATCAAGGGAAAAG AACGAAAACGAGTTGAAGATATCGAACATGAGATTGAAGAGAATCTGGTTCATTACCAAAGTTACgtacatagtttgaaaacggAGATCAAATCGAGGAAGCTGCTTCTAAGTTTGCTGGAACAAGCTGACACGTTCTACCACAATCAACGAGGGGAGGTCAAAGTTGTGGTGAAT GCCTATCGAAATTTCGGCAACCGACTGAAGAGCATGAAGAAGAAGTTGGACGAGCTGACGACGACTTTGCCGAGTCCGATGCCGTCGCCTGATATCAATGCACCTTCGCCGGAGCCGGACATGGATCTGCAGCTGCCCGACGATCAGAGCTTCTTTAACGTCAACGGGATGATGAACAGCTACATGGACGGAAATCTGCCGTTCGATATCAACGATTTCCGGAGAGATTCTCCAACGACGAGTGCGG ATACGCCCAGTAGCCAGCACTACGGCGGCGCTGGTCGCGGTGTTGGACCCCCGGTCGGAGGACCCCCACCTCCTCCAACGCGTAATTCCGCTGGTTCTGGTCCGTATGTTCCGTCGCACAGTAGCAGCTCTTCGCTGGAGGAATACGGCAATGGTGCTGGCGGTCCTGACTATACGTCCGGGCTCAACAGTTACGGAGTTTCGTCGAACGTTGTGGTAGGTGGTGGTGGTGCTGACTATGGACTTGGTCCACGTCCAAACAATCACCACAATATGGGTATGGCGCGCAGTTACGGTGCAGGGCCACAGTACAATCAGCCAATGCTTTCGGATTATCCTGCGGGTAGATCTCAACCTGGGGGTCCACGAGGGCCCCATCTTCCGCCCCCTGCCCCCGTTAACCTGGATCGATCTGATGAGTACAACTCAACGTGGGATATGTCGATGACCTGGGATGGTCCACAT GATTCATCTTTCCAGAGCTTGGACACTCCTGTATCGCCTCCTCATTACGAAAGGAAAGGTGTGAATTCGAACGTGATCGAGTACATCGATGGCGTCAACGAAGATGGCCCACTGCAGGATGTAGATCACCGACAACTTCCCAACATGCCAATACCCGCCTTCATGAAAGATAAGGGAAGGTTGATGGACGTAGATCATCGCAATCTTATTTCGTTAACGGGTTCACCGGGTCCACTGCTAAGCAAGTCCGGGTTGGATGATCTCGAGGACATtgacgatgatgacgacgatgatgtGCTGCTGTTAGAAGAAAATGATAAAACGGATTCCAAATCGAAGGAACAACCCGTTCCTGCCCCTGTGTCACCGCCGGCCAGGACAAAACTGGCCGAACCTTCGCTAGGTGCTTTTCCGTGGGGTACTGGCACAGGTGATGTCGATCTGAGGCAAACCAATCTAAATCTTTTGGGACATGCATCTATCGCGATAGCTCCGACGACCAGCAGTAGTAGCACAAGTATAGCCACAAGCTCCACCAGTGAACCAAAGGATCTCGACATGCGGATACAGTCGATGCAGCAAACGCTCGATTCTCGATTTGGCGGAGGTGAATCCCAAGATGAGTCCAAAGGAGCCGATGATGCTCTACAACTGTTGCAGACACCAACCTCTTTGCTGGAAATTGacgattttttg CAAAACTTTGAACGGGAAAACTTCGATTTGAGTAAACCGCCGACGGTTCTGATGAGCAATCAAACCGAGTCGTCACCATCACCGCCACCTTCTCTGATGGACGTGACCGCATCAACACCCAAAAACGCTGCGCAGATAAGTAATG ACGCCGACGAACACTCTGGACCACCAACGGATAACAATGAGAGTGTTGATATGGATCTCTCCGACGAGGAATACGTCCCGGAGCATCCCACGGAAGCGTCGACAG CGTTACACGACGAACCGATAGAGGACTCAACGGAACCGTACGAGCCCTTCGAAGGAGAAGACATCGACGATGCGTTTATGCCTTTGATGAATCCCACGCTATCGAGTCAAGACGAAAGTGTAGCGAGCATACCAACGCCTCCGGTGATTCCTCAGAACCAGCCGGAGCAACAACAGCAACCACAACAAATTCCGCTACCTCCGCAACAACACAGGCCACCGTTACTGCCCGATCCGGAATATCCGCCGCCGTTTGCATTTCAAGCGCAACAGCAACAGCCCCAACGGAAGCAGTGGGACATGCCCCCACCTCAGTTCAACAACTTTGGGTCTGGCCTGCCGAATCTGGCCGATCTGGCTAACTTTGGAGAGTTCCCGAACTTGGCGGCGGGTCTGAACAATCTGAATCCCCCGCAACCGGCGGGACTTCCGCCCCATATGTGGAACAACCAGCAGCAGCCACCACCGATGGGGCCAATGGGGGGCGGAGGTGGTCCAATGGGGGGCAATCAGTTCAACTCGCCCAACAGGCCACCTTTCGGGGGATCGCCGTTcaacaacaataacaacaagATGAACAACTTCAGGAACCACAACAACAACAGCTGGGGAGGAGGTGGTCGAGGGGGCGGTGGAGGCGGTGGGCCCCGACATGGATCGCCCTACTTCCGAGGAGGCGGTGGGGGAGGACGGGGTAATTTCCGCGGTGGCAACAACAAGTTCCGCGGTGGACACCACAATAACAATCGAGGTGGAAACTG